A genomic region of Microtus ochrogaster isolate Prairie Vole_2 chromosome 15, MicOch1.0, whole genome shotgun sequence contains the following coding sequences:
- the Cerk gene encoding ceramide kinase, which translates to MGAMGAAEPLQSVLWVKQERCAVSLEPARALLRWWRSPGTEPSAPDADACSVPVSEIIAVEETHVHEKQSSSGRWQKMENPFAFTVHCVKRARHHRWKAAQVTFWSADEQLCHLWLHTLRELLESLTSRPKHLLVFINPFGGKGQGKRIYEKKVAPLFTLASITTEIIITEHANQAKETLYEINTDGYDGIVCVGGDGMFSEVLHGVIGRTQQSAGIDPNHPRAVLVPSTLRIGIIPAGSTDCVCYSTVGTNDAETSALHIIVGDSLAIDVSSVHHNSTLLRYSVSLLGYGFYGDLIKDSEKKRWMGLVRYDFSGLKTFLSHQYYEGTVSFLPAQHTVGSPRDKKPCRAGCFVCRQSKQQLEEEQKKALYGLENAEEVEEWQVICGKFLAINATNMSCACPRSPGGLSPAAHLGDGSSDLILIRKCSRFNFLRFLVRHTNEDDQFDFTFVEVYRVKKFQFTSKHVDDEDNDLKENGKQGFGQICTDSPTCSCSPSRSSWNCDGEILHSPAIEVRVHCQLVRLFARGIEEQS; encoded by the exons ATGCCTGCTCCGTGCCGGTGTCAGAGATCATTGCGGTTGAGGAAACACATGTTCACGAGAAGCAGTCCTCTAGTGGCCGATGGCAGAAAATGGAAAACCCGTTCGCATTCACAG TCCACTGTGTGAAGCGAGCGCGCCATCACCGCTGGAAGGCGGCACAGGTGACCTTCTGGAGTGCCGATGAGCAGCTGTGTCACCTGTGGCTGCACACCCTTCGTGAGCTGCTGGAGAGCCTGA CTTCGAGACCAAAGCACTTGCTGGTATTTATCAACCCTTTTGGAGGGAAAGGGCAGGGCAAGCGCATCTATGAAAAAAAAGTGGCACCTCTGTTCACCTTGGCGTCCATCACCACCGAAATCATCA TTACTGAGCATGCCAATCAAGCCAAGGAGACTTTATATGAGATCAACACAGACGGCTATGATGG CATCGTGTGTGTCGGCGGGGATGGCATGTTCAGCGAGGTGCTGCACGGGGTGATTGGGAGGACGCAACAAAGTGCTGGCATTGACCCCAATCACCCCAGAGCCGTGCTGGTGCCCAGCACCCTCAGGATTGGCATCATCCCTGCAG GGTCCACAGATTGTGTGTGTTACTCAACAGTGGGCACAAACGATGCAGAGACGTCGGCTCTGCACATCATTGTTG GGGACTCGCTGGCCATAGACGTGTCCTCCGTGCATCACAACAGCACACTGCTGCGGTACTCGGTGTCTCTGCTGGGCTATGGCTTCTACGGGGACCTGATCAAGGATAGTGAAAAGAAGCGGTGGATGGGCCTTGTCAGATACGACTTTTCAG GGTTGAAGACCTTTCTCTCTCATCAATACTATGAAGGGACAGTGTCCTTCCTCCCAGCGCAGCACACAGTGGGATCTCCACGGGACAAGAAACCTTGCCGGGCCGG GTGCTTCGTGTGCAGGCAGAGCAAGCAGCAGCTggaagaggaacagaagaaagCCTTGTACGGCCTGGAGAATGCAG AGGAAGTGGAAGAGTGGCAAGTGATATGTGGGAAGTTCCTGGCTATCAATGCCACCAACATGTCCTGTGCGTGTCCCCGGAGCCCTGGGGGCCTGTCCCCAGCTGCCCATCTGGGAGATGGATCTTCTGACCTCATCCTCATCCGGAAGTGCTCCAGGTTCAACTTCCTGAGATTCCTTGTCCGGCACACCAACGAGGACGATCAG TTTGACTTCACTTTTGTCGAAGTTTATCGAGTCAAGAAGTTCCAGTTCACATCGAAGCATGTGGACGACGAGGACAACGACCTGAAGGAGAACGGGAAGCAGGGATTTGGGCAGATCTGCACAGACAGCCCCACGTGCAGCTGCTCGCCCTCTCGAAGCTCCTGGAACTGTGATGGGGAGATCCTGCACAGCCCTGCCATCGAGGTCAG GGTCCACTGCCAGCTGGTGCGCCTCTTTGCTCGGGGAATCGAAGAACAGTCCTAA